A genomic stretch from Helianthus annuus cultivar XRQ/B chromosome 1, HanXRQr2.0-SUNRISE, whole genome shotgun sequence includes:
- the LOC110873042 gene encoding stress-response A/B barrel domain-containing protein At5g22580, protein MAEFVHLVVVKFKEEVVVEDIIKGLEKLVSQVDTVKSFVWGKDIESMEMLRQGFTHALMMTFGSKDDFDAFQTHPNHLEYTATFSAAIEKIVLLDFPAVVVKPPAA, encoded by the exons ATGGCGGAGTTCGTACACTTGGTGGTGGTGAAGTTCAAAGAagaggtggtggtggaggataTTATCAAAGGGTTGGAAAAGCTTGTTTCTCAAGTTGATACTGTCAAATCCTTTGTTTG GGGAAAGGATATTGAAAGCATGGAGATGCTAAGGCAGGGGTTCACTCATgctttaatgatgacatttgggTCCAAAGATGATTTTGATGCTTTTCAAACCCACCCTAACCATCTCGAATACACGGCAACATTCTCAGCCGCAATCGAAAAGATTGTGCTTCTTGATTTTCCGGCTGTTGTGGTCAAGCCTCCAGCCGCTTGA